The Buchnera aphidicola (Cinara tujafilina) genome has a window encoding:
- the sppA gene encoding protease IV, a signal peptide peptidase translates to MKFFLKIIQPFKYLYWIFNIFTENIIKCIVYLFYYRHWIMDIFKKNNSNRLYRPKYNSALIIKLNNNLEEKAIDTQYLKNNSCNQLNFLNNKDTKNSVFKIVKKIRQAKKDPRITGLILKMYSNFTSNPVILSYIGKALNEFKKSGKCIYAIGSQYTQIQYYLASFANKIFLLPHGKIKLHGFSSKQLYFKDFLNTCKVHIHVFRVGKYKSAVEPFLHNGPSNFHKIINTSWMNTIWQQYLETIAKNRRTTKEDIFPISYRIIHALKKNKNSITYIALKHHLIDKIDTYFNINKYLIKKFGMNKKNKKFNSIDINNYIFKNKNYPNYLIKIAIIIANGTIDNNIHNSKAMNISSIIEQMQYAKNDPKIRAIVLRINSPGGNANISEMLRKKIFIIRNSTKPIVISMGNVTASGGYWMALGGNFLIAHPLTVTGSIGIFSVLQTFEKTLSTLGIYNIGSETFPINNFHSYNNLTLEEKKVMKINICKGYKKFIKLVAKARNKTFQQINKIAQGRVWIGKTAKDIGLVDQLGDFDSAIIKAAKLTQLKKYEIVWLKKPNNFLINYIHQIYNIINKSLKENLSLYIPHIMWNTIFFPINMVNSIQEYIKNNRYLALCLNYQINY, encoded by the coding sequence ATGAAATTTTTTTTAAAAATAATACAACCATTTAAATATCTTTATTGGATCTTTAATATTTTTACAGAAAATATTATTAAATGTATTGTTTATCTTTTTTATTATCGGCATTGGATTATGGATATATTCAAAAAAAATAATTCAAATAGATTATATCGACCTAAATATAATAGCGCTTTAATTATTAAATTAAATAATAATTTAGAAGAAAAAGCAATAGATACACAATATCTAAAAAATAATTCTTGTAATCAATTAAATTTTTTAAATAATAAAGATACCAAAAATTCAGTATTTAAAATCGTTAAAAAAATTAGGCAAGCAAAAAAAGATCCAAGAATTACCGGATTAATATTAAAAATGTATAGTAATTTTACTAGCAACCCAGTAATTTTATCTTATATCGGAAAAGCATTAAATGAATTTAAAAAATCTGGGAAATGTATTTATGCTATCGGATCTCAGTACACGCAAATTCAATATTATTTAGCTAGTTTTGCAAATAAAATATTTTTGCTACCACACGGAAAAATTAAATTACACGGATTTTCTAGTAAACAATTATATTTTAAAGATTTCTTAAATACATGTAAAGTACATATACATGTATTTCGTGTGGGAAAATATAAATCTGCCGTTGAACCGTTTTTACATAATGGTCCTTCTAATTTTCATAAAATTATTAATACAAGTTGGATGAATACAATATGGCAACAATATTTAGAAACTATTGCAAAAAACAGAAGAACAACGAAAGAAGATATTTTTCCTATATCATATAGAATTATACATGCATTAAAAAAAAATAAAAATTCAATCACATATATTGCACTTAAACATCACTTAATTGATAAAATTGATACTTATTTTAATATTAATAAATATTTAATAAAAAAATTTGGAATGAATAAAAAAAATAAAAAATTTAATTCAATCGATATTAATAATTATATTTTTAAAAATAAAAATTATCCAAATTACCTAATAAAAATCGCTATTATTATTGCAAACGGAACAATCGATAATAATATACATAATTCTAAAGCAATGAATATATCATCTATTATCGAACAAATGCAATATGCAAAAAATGATCCTAAAATTCGTGCTATTGTTTTAAGAATTAATAGCCCTGGAGGAAATGCGAATATTTCTGAAATGCTTAGAAAAAAAATATTCATCATTCGTAATAGTACCAAGCCAATTGTGATTTCAATGGGTAATGTTACCGCTTCTGGAGGATATTGGATGGCTCTGGGAGGAAATTTTCTTATAGCGCATCCTCTAACAGTTACTGGATCAATTGGAATTTTTTCAGTTTTGCAAACGTTTGAAAAAACATTATCAACTTTAGGAATTTACAACATTGGATCAGAAACATTCCCTATTAATAATTTTCATTCATATAATAATTTAACGCTTGAAGAAAAAAAAGTAATGAAAATTAATATTTGCAAGGGATATAAAAAATTTATTAAATTGGTAGCTAAAGCGCGAAATAAAACTTTTCAACAAATTAATAAAATAGCTCAAGGAAGAGTATGGATAGGGAAAACTGCAAAAGATATAGGGTTAGTAGATCAATTAGGAGATTTTGATTCTGCTATTATAAAAGCAGCAAAATTAACACAATTAAAAAAATATGAGATTGTATGGTTAAAAAAACCAAATAATTTTTTAATTAATTATATACATCAAATATATAATATAATTAACAAATCATTGAAAGAAAATTTATCATTATACATACCACATATTATGTGGAATACAATATTTTTTCCTATAAATATGGTTAATTCAATTCAAGAGTATATTAAAAATAATAGATATTTAGCGCTTTGTTTAAATTACCAAATCAATTATTAA
- the trmU gene encoding tRNA (5-methylaminomethyl-2-thiouridylate) methyltransferase: MCNIKKKKRVILAMSGGVDSSVSAWILLKKKYHVEGLFMKNWEEDDNQKYCPSRRDLKDAQSVCKNLGIYLHIINFSTEYWNKVFIKFLQEYKKGNTPNPDILCNQEIKFKIFFNFAIEILHADYIATGHYAMLKKIKCQYHLFRAKDLNKDQSYFLYTLQQNIMPKILFPLAKKKKIEIRRIAKKINLCVFNKKDSTGICFIPPQKIFYFFKSLYPDDHWKIFTMSLENIGFHIGISYYTIGQRKGLKIGGKKNKGNFPWYVVKKDINKNIIFVVQGSGNPYLLSFGFFIKDVYWITKIKCVKFFHCMVQIRYRQISVPCIITFLNNQSIIKILFYKPVLSVSIGQSAVFYKQRECIGGGVIQKIIPYLP; this comes from the coding sequence AAAAAAGAGTTATTTTAGCGATGTCTGGAGGAGTAGATTCATCAGTTTCTGCATGGATATTATTAAAAAAAAAATATCATGTAGAAGGTTTATTTATGAAGAATTGGGAAGAAGATGATAATCAAAAATATTGTCCTTCAAGAAGAGATTTAAAAGATGCTCAAAGTGTTTGTAAAAATCTTGGAATTTATTTACATATAATAAATTTTTCTACTGAGTATTGGAATAAAGTATTTATTAAATTTCTTCAAGAATATAAAAAAGGAAATACACCAAATCCTGATATTTTATGTAATCAAGAAATAAAATTTAAAATTTTTTTTAATTTTGCTATTGAAATATTACATGCAGATTACATTGCTACTGGACATTATGCTATGTTAAAAAAAATAAAATGCCAGTATCATTTATTTAGAGCAAAAGATTTAAATAAAGATCAAAGTTATTTTTTATATACATTACAACAAAATATAATGCCAAAAATTCTATTTCCATTAGCGAAAAAAAAGAAAATAGAAATTAGAAGAATTGCTAAAAAAATTAATTTATGTGTTTTTAATAAAAAAGATTCCACAGGAATTTGTTTTATTCCTCCACAAAAAATTTTCTACTTTTTTAAATCGTTATATCCCGATGACCATTGGAAAATCTTTACTATGTCTCTTGAAAATATAGGTTTTCATATTGGAATTTCTTATTATACAATAGGTCAACGAAAAGGATTAAAGATTGGTGGAAAGAAAAATAAAGGCAATTTTCCTTGGTATGTGGTAAAAAAAGATATTAATAAGAATATTATTTTTGTAGTACAAGGTTCAGGAAATCCATACCTTTTATCTTTTGGTTTTTTTATTAAAGATGTTTATTGGATTACTAAAATTAAATGTGTAAAGTTTTTTCATTGTATGGTTCAAATTAGATATCGACAAATTTCGGTGCCTTGTATAATCACTTTTTTAAACAATCAATCAATAATTAAAATTTTATTTTATAAACCCGTACTATCAGTATCTATAGGACAATCAGCAGTTTTTTATAAACAAAGAGAATGTATTGGCGGAGGTGTAATTCAAAAAATAATTCCTTACTTACCATAA
- the lipB gene encoding lipoate-protein ligase B → MHIIIRDLGLCSWLSISKAMNDFTKIRNYWTCDELWLTEHYPVFTYGLSEKNITYHYINNIPIFLSNRGGKITYHGPGQLVVYILLNLKRNKIKFRYFINTIENIVIQVLRYFYISAHIKKINREYILITKKICSLGLRIIKGCSLHGFSLNVNMNLIPFQYIHPCGEKNIKMTQIYHYNKNIKIHIIKKILIQKFCKNFKILKYCKYSSQ, encoded by the coding sequence ATGCATATTATTATTCGAGATTTAGGTTTGTGTAGTTGGTTATCAATTTCGAAAGCTATGAATGATTTTACAAAGATTCGTAATTATTGGACGTGTGATGAACTATGGTTAACAGAGCATTATCCTGTTTTTACTTATGGTTTATCAGAAAAAAATATAACTTATCATTATATTAACAATATTCCTATATTTTTATCAAATCGGGGAGGAAAAATAACATATCATGGTCCAGGGCAATTAGTTGTATATATATTATTAAATTTAAAACGTAATAAAATTAAATTTAGATATTTTATTAATACTATAGAAAATATAGTTATCCAAGTATTACGTTATTTTTATATTTCAGCACATATTAAAAAAATAAACCGGGAGTATATATTAATAACAAAAAAAATATGTTCTCTTGGTTTACGTATTATTAAAGGTTGTTCCTTACATGGTTTTTCATTAAATGTTAATATGAATTTAATTCCTTTTCAATATATACATCCATGTGGAGAAAAAAACATTAAAATGACACAAATTTATCATTATAACAAAAATATTAAAATACATATAATTAAAAAAATTTTAATACAAAAGTTTTGTAAAAATTTTAAAATTTTAAAATATTGTAAATATTCAAGTCAATAA
- the fabI gene encoding NADH-dependent enoyl-ACP reductase, with protein MNFLKKKILIVGITNIFSISWGIAKLMYKFGAELAFVYKRKKLKSRIENLAKKLNSTIVLQCNINSDFEIKNLSNKLQKYWKTFDGIVHSVAYTPLSQLKENYIHIANRQDFLDTQESCSFSLIALVKEFYPFLNENSSILTLSYLGSIKYVPCYNVIGPAKASLEANVRYLSYCVGKKNIRVNAISSGPIKTVSSYGIPYFKKIFSIYKNQSPLKKNTTVMEVGNVAAFLCSDLSSGITGQVIYVDSGFNISAMYLS; from the coding sequence ATGAATTTTTTAAAAAAAAAAATATTAATAGTTGGAATTACAAATATTTTTTCAATATCTTGGGGTATTGCTAAATTAATGTATAAATTTGGAGCGGAATTAGCTTTTGTTTATAAAAGAAAAAAATTAAAAAGTCGTATAGAAAATCTTGCAAAAAAATTAAATTCTACCATTGTATTACAATGTAATATAAATTCTGACTTTGAAATAAAAAATTTATCTAATAAATTACAAAAATATTGGAAAACATTTGATGGTATTGTTCATTCTGTTGCATATACACCATTATCTCAATTAAAAGAAAATTATATACATATTGCTAATCGTCAAGACTTTTTAGATACTCAAGAATCTTGTTCTTTTAGTTTAATAGCTTTAGTAAAAGAATTTTATCCATTTTTAAATGAAAATTCATCTATTTTAACATTGTCATATTTAGGTTCTATAAAATATGTTCCGTGTTATAATGTTATAGGTCCCGCAAAAGCATCTTTAGAAGCTAATGTTCGTTATTTATCTTATTGTGTAGGAAAAAAAAATATTAGAGTAAATGCAATTTCATCAGGACCGATAAAAACCGTTTCTTCTTATGGAATTCCTTATTTTAAAAAAATTTTTTCAATATATAAAAATCAATCACCATTAAAAAAAAATACTACAGTTATGGAAGTAGGAAATGTAGCTGCTTTTTTATGTTCTGATTTATCCAGCGGAATTACTGGACAAGTTATATATGTTGATTCTGGTTTTAATATTTCCGCTATGTATTTATCATGA
- the lipA gene encoding lipoic acid synthetase (FeS enzyme), protein MKNNKINKKKSLNIPTNDITSNINKIEKNIKILKKPDWLRVRFPVITTNINNIKSILRKNKLYSVCEEAQCPNLFECFNRGTATFMILGFICTRKCPFCAVKKGRPIVPDYYEPQKLYNVVMKLKLKYVVLTSVTRDDLHDGGAQHFYNCIRFIRNIKNIKIEILVPDFRNKTKIALNIFQSCPPDVFNHNIENVPRLYPSIRPGSNYHHSLNFLYTFKKYCPNIPTKSGLMLGLGERHDEVLSVLKDLKKIWCFYSYIRTIYAT, encoded by the coding sequence ATGAAAAATAATAAAATAAATAAAAAAAAATCTTTAAATATACCAACAAATGATATTACATCAAATATAAATAAAATAGAAAAAAATATAAAAATATTAAAAAAACCAGACTGGTTACGAGTTCGTTTTCCAGTCATTACAACAAATATCAATAATATAAAATCAATACTACGAAAAAATAAATTATATTCTGTTTGTGAAGAAGCGCAGTGCCCTAATTTATTTGAATGTTTTAATCGTGGAACAGCAACATTTATGATTTTAGGTTTTATTTGCACTAGAAAGTGTCCATTTTGTGCTGTTAAAAAGGGTCGCCCAATTGTTCCAGATTATTATGAACCGCAGAAATTATATAATGTTGTTATGAAATTAAAATTGAAATATGTTGTATTAACGTCTGTAACACGAGATGATTTACATGATGGTGGAGCTCAACATTTTTATAATTGTATACGTTTTATTCGTAATATTAAAAATATTAAAATTGAAATATTAGTTCCAGATTTTCGTAATAAAACAAAAATTGCTTTAAATATTTTTCAATCTTGTCCTCCGGATGTATTTAATCATAACATTGAAAATGTTCCACGACTATATCCTAGTATTCGTCCGGGATCAAATTATCACCATTCATTAAATTTTTTATATACATTTAAAAAATATTGTCCGAATATTCCTACTAAATCTGGATTAATGTTAGGTTTAGGAGAACGTCATGACGAAGTGCTTTCCGTTTTAAAAGATTTAAAAAAAATATGGTGTTTCTATAGTTACATTAGGACAATATATGCAACCTAG
- the ychE gene encoding putative channel protein: MNFFNAESYIYVKFFISLFTIINPIGLIPVFIYLTNSQTSSERNSTNIRANFTALIILLFSLFYGYRILNFFNISIDSFRIAGGILVAMFAFSMMNGTLLQNRVQIKSKNVSSNINNQSTSYKKEDISIIPLAMPFIAGPGAISSVILWRMQYSNLYNLIGFSVVILFFSFFCCLTFKIAPYITSIVDDIYIRIINRIMGLLLLSVAIEFIFNSIKTIIFSYI, encoded by the coding sequence ATGAATTTTTTTAATGCCGAATCATATATTTATGTTAAATTCTTTATTAGTCTTTTTACAATTATTAATCCAATTGGATTAATTCCGGTTTTTATTTATTTAACGAATTCACAAACAAGTAGTGAAAGGAATTCAACAAATATCAGAGCTAATTTTACAGCTTTAATTATTTTGCTTTTTTCTTTATTTTATGGTTATCGTATTTTAAATTTTTTTAATATATCTATTGATTCTTTTCGTATTGCAGGTGGTATATTAGTTGCAATGTTTGCATTTTCTATGATGAATGGTACATTATTACAAAATAGAGTACAGATTAAATCTAAAAATGTTTCTTCTAATATCAATAACCAAAGTACATCATATAAAAAAGAAGATATTTCGATTATTCCTTTAGCTATGCCATTTATAGCAGGTCCTGGCGCGATAAGTTCTGTGATTCTTTGGAGAATGCAATATTCTAATTTATATAATTTAATTGGATTTTCTGTTGTAATTTTATTTTTTTCTTTTTTTTGTTGTTTAACATTTAAAATAGCTCCATATATTACTTCAATAGTAGATGATATTTACATTAGAATAATAAATCGTATTATGGGTTTATTATTGTTATCAGTAGCAATAGAATTTATTTTTAACAGTATTAAAACAATTATATTTAGTTATATTTAG
- the rnb gene encoding exoribonuclease II, which produces MFQNNPLLMKLKKKLNKKNITVEGIVRSTTKKYGFLELDSQKTYFISAKNMKKVMDGDRIIGILNIKNNREMVYPKKLIEPFLKKFVGNIYKINDSIFIQPSYPYMKNVKIRCVCDFNKNTLENGDWVLGKLTQHYLKQKNSFKVKIIEFIVQKTNPLAPWYVILTRYNLEKHPPDIKKINQIYNNNFNKLRKNLTHLDFVTIDNCNTKDIDDAVFVKKTLNNNFSLTIAIADPTEYISNNTELDDIAKQRSFTNYLPGLNIPMLPKILSEDLCSLKQYKIRPVLACRVIIDIKGNILYKDLKFFLAYIQSKEQLSYDNVSNWLEKTGKWNPKNEEIKKTIIFIKKIYEIRSVWRKKNALTFINSPDYRFNLSEKREVLGIFIEHRRVAHKIIEECMITANICAAFFLKKNLGFGLYNTHIGFDIFNATAASNFLRKYNIIFKSHEIMTLKGFCKLHKYLKNLSNKYIYNRICKFQAFGEISLIPQEHFALGLEYYATWTSPIRKYSDIINHRLIKSVLMGLSNIKKPDPKIITHITNRRRCYRIAGKELEKWLYVQFFLKFYKNNQYLQGIITDIFKNGIQVRLIKHGAFVFIPASFMHKLKKELSFNTELGVVYIYNKIYYYVTDIIKVRLLSIKKENNTIIASII; this is translated from the coding sequence ATGTTTCAAAATAACCCTTTACTTATGAAGTTAAAAAAAAAATTAAATAAAAAAAATATAACAGTGGAAGGTATTGTAAGAAGTACAACCAAAAAATATGGTTTTTTAGAACTTGATTCTCAAAAAACATATTTTATTTCTGCTAAAAATATGAAAAAAGTTATGGATGGAGATAGAATTATCGGGATTTTAAATATAAAAAATAACCGAGAAATGGTTTATCCAAAAAAATTAATAGAACCTTTTTTAAAAAAATTTGTAGGAAATATTTATAAAATTAATGATTCTATTTTTATTCAACCAAGCTATCCATACATGAAAAATGTTAAGATTCGTTGTGTCTGTGATTTTAATAAAAATACTTTAGAGAATGGTGATTGGGTTCTTGGAAAATTAACACAACATTATTTAAAACAAAAAAATTCTTTTAAAGTAAAAATTATTGAATTTATTGTTCAAAAAACAAATCCATTAGCACCATGGTATGTAATTTTAACGAGATATAATTTAGAAAAACATCCCCCAGATATAAAAAAAATTAATCAAATATATAATAATAATTTTAACAAACTTCGCAAAAATTTAACTCATTTAGATTTTGTTACAATAGATAATTGTAATACTAAAGATATAGATGATGCTGTGTTTGTTAAAAAAACACTAAATAATAATTTTTCTTTAACAATAGCTATTGCTGATCCTACCGAATATATATCTAATAATACAGAATTAGATGACATAGCTAAACAACGTAGTTTTACTAATTATTTACCGGGACTTAACATACCTATGTTGCCCAAAATACTTTCAGAAGATTTATGCTCTTTAAAACAATATAAGATACGTCCTGTGTTGGCATGTCGTGTTATTATTGACATAAAAGGAAATATATTATATAAAGATTTAAAATTTTTTTTAGCTTATATTCAATCTAAAGAACAGTTATCATATGATAATGTGTCAAATTGGTTAGAAAAAACAGGAAAATGGAATCCTAAAAATGAAGAGATTAAGAAAACAATTATATTTATTAAAAAAATATATGAAATTAGAAGTGTATGGAGAAAAAAAAATGCATTAACATTTATTAATTCTCCTGATTATCGTTTTAATTTATCTGAAAAACGAGAAGTTTTAGGGATCTTTATTGAACATCGAAGAGTAGCACATAAAATTATTGAAGAATGTATGATTACTGCTAATATATGCGCAGCATTCTTCTTAAAAAAAAATTTAGGATTTGGATTATATAATACACATATTGGGTTTGATATTTTTAATGCTACTGCTGCATCTAATTTTTTAAGAAAATATAATATTATATTTAAATCTCATGAAATTATGACATTAAAAGGATTCTGTAAATTACATAAATATTTAAAAAATTTATCTAATAAGTATATTTATAATCGAATTTGTAAATTTCAAGCTTTTGGTGAAATAAGTTTAATACCTCAAGAACATTTTGCTTTAGGATTAGAATATTATGCTACTTGGACTTCTCCTATTAGAAAATACAGCGATATTATTAATCATCGTTTAATTAAATCTGTTCTTATGGGATTAAGTAACATAAAAAAGCCAGATCCTAAAATTATTACTCATATTACAAATCGCAGACGTTGTTATCGAATAGCAGGTAAAGAATTAGAAAAATGGTTATATGTTCAATTTTTTTTGAAATTTTATAAAAATAATCAGTATTTACAGGGTATTATTACTGATATTTTTAAAAATGGTATTCAAGTACGTTTAATAAAACATGGTGCTTTTGTTTTCATACCTGCATCGTTTATGCATAAATTAAAAAAAGAGTTAAGTTTTAATACAGAATTAGGTGTAGTATATATATATAATAAAATTTATTATTATGTTACAGATATTATTAAAGTACGTTTATTAAGTATAAAAAAGGAAAACAATACAATTATTGCTAGTATAATATAA